AGCAGGTAGTCCATCACCCGGTTGTCGAAGTCCACGCCGCCCAGGAAGGTGTCCCCTCCCGTGGCGAGCACCTCGAAGACGTTGCCTGCGAGCTGGAGCACGGAGACGTCAAAGGTGCCGCCGCCCAGATCATAGACGAGGATCTTCTGATCCAGCCCCCGGTTGAAGCCGTAGGCCAGGGCCGCCGCGGTGGGCTCGCTGACGATGCGCTTGACGTCGAAACCGGCCAGGCGCCCTGCTTCCTTCACGGCGTTGCGCTGGTTGTCGTTGTAGTAGGCCGGTACCGAGATGACCGCCTCGGTGATGGGGCCCCCGAGGAACTGCTCGGCGATGGTCTTGATCTGCCCGAGAATCAGGCTGGACACGTGCGGCAGGGAGTACATCTTCCCGCCGAGCATCACCGCTGCGTCCCCTTCTGGCCCTTCGACGATGTCGTAGTTGAAGTAGCTCTTGAGCTCCTCGACGACCTTGGAGTGGTACTTGCGCCCGATGAGGCGCTTGGTGCCGTAGAGCGTGTTCTTCGGGTTGGTGACCATCTGGTCCTTGGCCACCCCGCCCACCAGCAGGTCCCCCTTGGGCGACAGCGCGACCACGGACGGCAAGATGAGATTGCCCCGATCAGTCGGGACGATCTTCGGGATGCGGTTGCGCACCGACGCGACCAACGTGTTGGTCGTGCCCAGGTCAATCCCGACGATTCGAGGTTTATCCGCCATGGGGTCGCAGGGCCAGCCAAGGAAGCTCACCGCCCGTCCGACTCTGTATCACGTCAGGGTACGCCATGCGCGTTTCTGTACTGTCCTGCTAGTCCAGGGCATCCGGTCCTGGCTTGGGGGCCTTCCCTCCCTCCAGGCGAGGAAGCTCCGGCGTCTCCAGTTCCTCGAGGATGAGCCGGTCGTAGGGCGCCTCATCTCCCACCGGCAGCTCCTCGATGAAGCGGGACTGCCGCACGATGATGCGCGTCCCGTCCTGGGGGTTGGTCGTCAGCGGGTAGGTCAAGGCCAGCTCGTCCTTCGCCCGGGTCACCGCGACGTAGAAGAGGCGCCGCTCCTCCTCCTCTTCCTCTGCGTCCCGGGTGGCGTTCACCATCGGAAAACGTCCCTCGGCCAGCCAGATCACGAAGACCGCGCCCCACTCCAACCCCTTGGCCTGGTGGACCGTGGACAGGGTCAGGAACTCGTCCGGCGCTTCCGCCTCGACCGCGTCCTCGGCGGAGAACTCGGAAATCAGGGCGATTTCCGACAGAAACCGGGGCAGATCCTCGAAACGCCCGGCGTACTCCGCCAACTGCCGGAGATCTTCTTCCCGGCGTCCATCGGCGCCGAACTCGTCCCGGAGGTATTCCCCGTACCCTCCCCGCAGCACATCCTCGATGAGTTGGCCCGGTGTCCGGGCCGCGTCCTCTCGCGTCAGCCGGGTCATCAGGGCCGCGAAGCGGGCAAACCCCGCCGTGGCCCGGCGGGGGACCTGGGCGCTCACGTCCGGGTGGCGCAGCGCCTCCTTCAGAGAGGGAGCCGAAGGCAGGGCCCCCAGCGCTGTCCACAGGGCTTCCGCCGTGGCCTGTCCTACTCCTGAGACGAGCTTGACCACGCGCTTGAAGGCCAGTTCGTCTCCGGGATTGTGAACCAGGCGCAGGTGGGCGAGCACATCCTTGATGTGGGCCTGCTCGAAGAAGCGCACCCCGGAGCGGACCCGGAAGGGAATGCCTCGCCGGGTCAACTCGATCTGGAGTTCCAGCGAGTGGCTGTGGGCCCGGTAGAGCACCGCCATCTCCTCCAGCGGCAGCCCTTCCTCGCGCAGTTCCAGGATGCGCTGGGCCACGAAGGTGGCCTGCTCATCCGTGTCCCGCGTGGGAACCACCACGGGGGGCACCCCGGGCTGCCGCGAAGCGGAGAGCTGCTTGTGGAACTGGCGCTGGTTGAGGGCAATGGAGGCGTTGGCCAGCGTGAGGATCTGCGGCGTGGAGCGGTAGTTGCGCGTCAGCGGGTACACACCGCAGCCCGGATAGCGCTGCGGAAAATCGATGATGTTGGTGAAGTCCGCTCCCCGGAAGCTGTAGATGGACTGGCAGTCGTCCCCCACCACCGTCAGGTTCTTGCGCTCGCCCACGAGCAAGTCCACCAGATCGCCCTGGAGACGGTTGGTGTCCTGGTACTCGTCCACCAGGACGCACTGGAAGCGATCGA
This genomic window from Stigmatella ashevillena contains:
- a CDS encoding ATP-dependent helicase; this encodes MATRTYTLKVTQAKPRLRIDYAALLNEEQLRAVEAGEGPALVIAGAGTGKTRTLTFRVARLLERGIPPEGVLLLTFTNKAAREMTRRVEELAGGFVDVRRILGGTFHHAAHALLRQFAPTLGFSQAFTVLDREDARDLMASCVSERKISRERRFPRAEVVLDLVSTAINLQKSLAEVLVDRRPQFLPLAEEVLAVGQRFQQRKQQMNLMDFDDLLLHLKRLLAEHPAVRAQLVDRFQCVLVDEYQDTNRLQGDLVDLLVGERKNLTVVGDDCQSIYSFRGADFTNIIDFPQRYPGCGVYPLTRNYRSTPQILTLANASIALNQRQFHKQLSASRQPGVPPVVVPTRDTDEQATFVAQRILELREEGLPLEEMAVLYRAHSHSLELQIELTRRGIPFRVRSGVRFFEQAHIKDVLAHLRLVHNPGDELAFKRVVKLVSGVGQATAEALWTALGALPSAPSLKEALRHPDVSAQVPRRATAGFARFAALMTRLTREDAARTPGQLIEDVLRGGYGEYLRDEFGADGRREEDLRQLAEYAGRFEDLPRFLSEIALISEFSAEDAVEAEAPDEFLTLSTVHQAKGLEWGAVFVIWLAEGRFPMVNATRDAEEEEEERRLFYVAVTRAKDELALTYPLTTNPQDGTRIIVRQSRFIEELPVGDEAPYDRLILEELETPELPRLEGGKAPKPGPDALD